In the genome of Eggerthella sp. YY7918, one region contains:
- a CDS encoding glycosyltransferase family 4 protein — protein MNTASSDALYEQTPSPTPQKDRKRVAVVTMGVKLGDETRGYTRFRFLSELLVREGFDVDLITSTFQHWDKAQRDCSKPCYQGLPYRVVFIEEPGYQKNLDLGRILSHRIAARNLREYFERTAGSYDLIYAEIPPNDVARVCAESAKVQDIPFVVDINDLWPEAMRMVVDVPVLSDIAFYPFARDARRVYQLLSGAVGTSDEYALRPAADRPAPYPHVTVYVGNDLAAFDAGAKKHQGEIAKPADEIWAIYAGTLGASYDIGTLIEAAALLERERADHTHPADHETIGKQAANEQIDGVPLHANSLPPVRIKILGDGPDRAKLEALAAQLKAPVDFLGYQEYDSMAAYLCASDITVNSLVKSAAQSIVTKIGDYLASGKPMINTGSSPEFCAKVSEDGFGLNVEAENPQALAEVLRRLACDPSLRTNMGARGRAVAEREFDQPQSYLKIVNLLRELL, from the coding sequence ATGAATACCGCCTCTTCCGACGCACTGTACGAGCAGACGCCTTCCCCCACCCCTCAGAAAGACCGCAAGCGCGTCGCCGTGGTGACTATGGGCGTGAAGCTGGGCGACGAAACTCGCGGCTATACACGCTTTAGATTTCTTTCGGAGCTGCTTGTACGGGAAGGCTTTGACGTTGATTTGATAACTTCGACGTTCCAGCACTGGGATAAGGCGCAAAGAGATTGTTCGAAGCCCTGCTATCAGGGACTTCCTTATCGTGTTGTTTTCATTGAGGAACCCGGATACCAGAAAAACCTTGATCTTGGTCGCATACTCAGCCACCGCATCGCCGCCCGCAACCTGCGCGAATATTTTGAGCGTACCGCAGGATCCTACGATCTCATCTATGCTGAGATTCCACCCAACGACGTTGCTCGCGTGTGCGCCGAATCGGCAAAGGTCCAAGACATACCCTTCGTTGTCGACATCAACGATCTGTGGCCCGAAGCCATGCGCATGGTGGTCGACGTCCCCGTGCTGAGCGATATCGCCTTCTATCCGTTTGCGCGCGATGCGCGGCGTGTCTACCAGTTGTTATCCGGTGCGGTCGGCACCTCCGACGAGTATGCATTGCGCCCTGCGGCCGATCGCCCCGCACCCTACCCCCACGTAACCGTTTATGTGGGAAACGACCTTGCCGCCTTCGATGCGGGCGCAAAAAAGCATCAGGGCGAGATTGCTAAACCCGCAGATGAGATATGGGCCATCTACGCCGGTACGCTGGGAGCAAGCTATGACATCGGCACGCTTATAGAAGCGGCCGCGTTGCTGGAGCGCGAAAGGGCAGATCATACCCACCCCGCCGACCATGAGACCATTGGCAAGCAGGCGGCCAACGAGCAGATCGACGGTGTGCCGCTCCACGCAAACAGTCTTCCCCCTGTACGCATAAAGATACTGGGCGACGGCCCCGACCGTGCCAAGCTTGAAGCACTCGCCGCCCAGTTGAAGGCGCCGGTCGATTTCTTGGGGTATCAGGAGTACGACTCTATGGCCGCATACCTGTGCGCCTCTGACATCACCGTGAATTCGCTCGTGAAGTCTGCTGCTCAAAGCATCGTCACCAAAATCGGCGACTACCTGGCCAGCGGCAAGCCCATGATCAACACCGGATCCAGCCCGGAGTTTTGCGCCAAAGTGAGCGAAGACGGCTTCGGTTTGAATGTTGAAGCGGAGAATCCGCAGGCGCTCGCAGAAGTTCTCCGTCGTCTTGCATGCGACCCTTCGCTACGAACCAACATGGGAGCCCGGGGTCGCGCGGTGGCCGAACGCGAATTCGACCAGCCGCAATCGTATTTAAAAATCGTCAACCTGCTACGCGAATTACTATAA
- a CDS encoding UvrD-helicase domain-containing protein, whose protein sequence is MALKPGQEKCVNTLVGPLAVSAGAGSGKTFTLTRRIVRALATGSVDGIDRVLAITFTTKAAAELKSRIKGALRAEGMIDQALQVDAAWISTIHGMCARILRAHALELGINPAFVVLDESDARPLLDAALQDVLSSESDFVSPEGLDALFGEYAARSHGSRNGGSVEDMVRTLVQAAAANLGGMEAVVLPRALDADVVVRRMMVAAEALCSAAALQKACTSRDALVDQTNEALAKCEEALAANLADTDVLALLDAFPVPGKKFGTPEFKHMALDTAEEYKECMAEVRFGQAVALLEDLKRVASLVLESYQVRKRALGGLDNNDLLIEASRALAEHPSIAAYYADQFQMVMVDEFQDTDQLQIDMIKRMAGKACERLCTVGDAQQSIYRFRGADVAVYHRHVAEVKRTNPDGLILLPDNFRSHADVLSFVDRVFEQPQVFGSSFMSLAPSREEKEEPSFKGVGSRIDVQLITKPFRGVSADEACLAAAQGIAERFAALREAGHRAGEMVVLLGSTTRADVYADALRKKEFACVVVKGSIFNRAPEVRLMVCLAQAIANPLDSLALFEVLSSELFSLSADDFLVLGSFFDEEARAWRRRPLLAGLRAAAKESEHLSVQLAAAVRVVDAMCRATGRRAVARIMEDVVRDSGLLTRLEREGAEGQARAANILKAIRIMAEIERDAGVGVANAAQRFAARIEVAKEAPGALSARGGDFVRIMTVHASKGLEFPIVAVAELRQGDVSSNKLLVESLGGHVYASLDLGNTVANAKDSTLLAKAAKTTFGMDELGIDDLTQAVVNAPSAGALRAALCAHEVENETQEARRLLYVALTRAKEALVVSMIGTRTKNDPSGASSGMNADIQSALCGAGGLFPEGKATFDFGGTRPATFERIDLVAAEEAAESGEDAGDGALAPEAVAADETLAHDADARDNVVDYVDLFEPCVTPAYREGVYSPVREGMFSYSSIAPANVADEAERGDSDEIDAAEAYDALAGSASLYASEGQPAFGFADEDESAWDAIRASLSGEADATDLGTAFHRLAQLAVLNRASGEVLQRPSDARVEALCCSCGLGPSQRARLDAALSRWFSSEPAARAALFPCVRAEVPFFQALDDGGHTVFLEGEIDLLATDDAARSALIVDYKTGGRPDEDEVHLYQKHLLQATCYAYAVLEQGYTTVEATFVRVEQQDSARANEPQCVHYVFTSDDKSHLAETIVRAYRKKGHACR, encoded by the coding sequence ATGGCACTTAAGCCCGGACAGGAAAAATGCGTCAACACGCTTGTGGGTCCGCTCGCGGTATCCGCCGGTGCAGGCAGCGGCAAAACGTTCACGCTCACCCGCCGCATCGTTCGTGCGCTGGCCACGGGGTCGGTTGACGGAATCGATCGCGTGCTTGCCATCACCTTCACCACCAAGGCGGCAGCGGAACTCAAGTCGCGCATAAAGGGTGCGCTGCGTGCCGAAGGCATGATTGATCAGGCCCTTCAGGTCGACGCGGCCTGGATATCCACCATCCATGGCATGTGTGCTCGCATCTTGCGCGCCCATGCGCTTGAGCTGGGCATAAACCCCGCGTTCGTCGTGTTGGACGAGTCCGACGCACGTCCGCTGTTGGATGCGGCTTTGCAGGACGTGCTTTCCTCCGAGAGCGATTTCGTGTCGCCCGAGGGTCTTGATGCGCTGTTTGGCGAATACGCCGCGCGATCTCACGGGTCGCGAAATGGCGGGTCGGTAGAGGATATGGTGCGCACGCTTGTGCAGGCGGCTGCTGCAAATTTGGGCGGCATGGAAGCCGTGGTACTGCCTCGGGCGCTTGATGCGGACGTTGTTGTGCGACGTATGATGGTGGCTGCCGAGGCGCTGTGCTCTGCTGCGGCGTTGCAAAAAGCATGCACGTCGCGCGATGCGCTCGTCGATCAAACAAACGAGGCGCTTGCGAAGTGCGAGGAGGCGCTTGCGGCGAATCTTGCAGATACTGATGTGCTTGCGCTGCTCGATGCCTTTCCCGTACCCGGCAAAAAGTTCGGCACACCCGAGTTTAAGCACATGGCGCTCGATACGGCCGAGGAATACAAGGAATGCATGGCTGAGGTGCGCTTCGGTCAGGCGGTCGCGTTGCTTGAGGACCTGAAGCGGGTTGCGTCGCTTGTGCTTGAATCCTATCAAGTGCGCAAGCGTGCCTTGGGAGGTCTTGACAACAACGATCTGCTCATAGAGGCGTCGCGCGCGCTTGCGGAGCATCCTTCTATTGCTGCTTACTACGCCGACCAGTTCCAGATGGTTATGGTGGATGAATTTCAAGACACCGACCAGCTGCAAATCGACATGATCAAACGTATGGCGGGCAAGGCGTGCGAGCGGCTGTGTACGGTGGGCGACGCTCAGCAGAGCATTTACCGCTTCCGAGGTGCTGACGTGGCCGTATATCATCGCCACGTGGCTGAGGTTAAACGCACAAACCCCGACGGACTCATTCTTTTGCCCGATAATTTTCGCAGTCACGCGGATGTGCTTTCGTTTGTGGATAGGGTATTTGAGCAGCCTCAGGTGTTCGGCTCGTCGTTCATGTCGCTTGCTCCCTCGCGCGAAGAAAAAGAAGAGCCCAGCTTTAAGGGTGTGGGGTCGCGCATTGACGTGCAGCTGATTACCAAGCCATTTCGCGGTGTGAGCGCCGACGAAGCCTGCCTTGCTGCGGCACAGGGTATTGCCGAGCGATTTGCGGCGCTGCGTGAGGCGGGGCATCGGGCGGGGGAGATGGTGGTGCTGTTGGGCTCCACTACGCGCGCCGATGTGTATGCCGATGCGCTGCGCAAAAAAGAGTTCGCCTGCGTGGTGGTGAAGGGTTCCATTTTTAATCGCGCGCCTGAAGTGCGTCTTATGGTGTGTTTGGCGCAGGCCATAGCCAATCCGCTCGATTCGCTTGCGCTGTTCGAAGTGCTTTCAAGCGAGCTGTTTTCGTTGTCTGCTGACGACTTTTTGGTGCTGGGCTCCTTCTTTGATGAAGAGGCTCGCGCGTGGCGCCGCCGCCCGCTGCTCGCGGGTTTGCGCGCTGCGGCCAAGGAGTCCGAGCATCTGTCTGTGCAGCTTGCAGCAGCGGTGCGTGTCGTCGATGCGATGTGCCGCGCTACGGGTCGTCGCGCCGTAGCGCGCATCATGGAGGATGTGGTGCGCGATAGCGGCCTGCTTACGCGTCTTGAACGCGAGGGCGCGGAAGGCCAGGCGCGAGCGGCAAACATTCTCAAGGCCATCCGTATTATGGCCGAGATCGAACGCGATGCGGGGGTGGGTGTTGCCAATGCAGCACAGCGGTTCGCGGCGCGGATAGAGGTGGCCAAAGAAGCCCCCGGGGCCCTTTCCGCGCGGGGCGGCGATTTCGTACGCATTATGACCGTGCATGCGAGCAAGGGGCTGGAATTTCCCATTGTGGCGGTGGCTGAACTGCGCCAGGGCGACGTGTCGTCCAATAAGCTGCTTGTTGAAAGCCTTGGGGGGCACGTGTATGCGTCGCTTGACCTGGGCAACACGGTGGCAAACGCGAAGGACTCGACGCTTCTTGCAAAGGCGGCAAAGACGACCTTTGGTATGGATGAGCTGGGTATCGACGATTTGACGCAGGCGGTGGTGAACGCGCCCAGCGCAGGAGCGCTGCGTGCCGCCTTGTGTGCCCATGAGGTAGAAAACGAGACTCAAGAAGCGCGACGACTGCTGTATGTGGCACTCACCCGCGCCAAAGAAGCGCTCGTGGTGTCGATGATTGGCACGCGGACGAAGAACGATCCGTCAGGTGCATCGAGCGGCATGAACGCCGACATCCAGTCGGCGCTGTGTGGAGCAGGTGGGTTGTTTCCGGAGGGGAAGGCGACCTTTGATTTCGGCGGCACACGCCCGGCAACATTTGAACGCATCGACTTGGTGGCTGCGGAAGAAGCCGCTGAATCCGGAGAGGATGCGGGGGATGGTGCACTCGCGCCCGAAGCCGTTGCGGCGGACGAGACCCTCGCGCATGATGCCGACGCGCGTGATAATGTCGTGGACTACGTGGACCTATTCGAGCCATGCGTAACGCCTGCGTATCGCGAAGGTGTGTATAGTCCCGTGCGGGAAGGGATGTTCAGCTACTCGTCCATTGCGCCGGCAAACGTCGCCGACGAGGCTGAACGAGGCGACAGTGACGAGATCGATGCCGCCGAAGCATATGATGCCTTGGCGGGGTCCGCTTCGCTTTACGCATCCGAAGGTCAGCCCGCCTTCGGCTTCGCCGACGAGGACGAGTCGGCATGGGATGCTATTCGCGCAAGTCTTTCGGGCGAAGCCGATGCTACCGACCTGGGAACCGCCTTCCACCGCCTCGCGCAGCTCGCGGTTCTCAACCGTGCGTCCGGGGAAGTGCTTCAGCGTCCGTCCGATGCACGGGTGGAGGCGCTGTGCTGCAGCTGTGGTTTAGGACCAAGTCAGCGCGCGCGGCTTGATGCGGCGCTTTCGCGCTGGTTTTCTTCCGAACCCGCTGCGCGCGCGGCACTGTTTCCTTGCGTGCGCGCGGAAGTGCCGTTCTTCCAAGCGCTTGACGATGGAGGCCATACCGTTTTTCTTGAAGGAGAAATCGACCTTTTGGCAACCGACGATGCAGCACGCTCGGCGCTCATCGTAGACTATAAAACGGGCGGTCGCCCCGATGAGGATGAAGTGCATCTGTACCAGAAGCACCTGCTCCAGGCCACTTGTTATGCGTATGCGGTGCTGGAGCAGGGCTACACCACGGTGGAGGCGACGTTCGTGCGCGTGGAACAGCAAGACAGCGCGCGTGCCAACGAACCTCAGTGTGTACACTACGTTTTCACATCCGATGACAAGTCACACCTGGCCGAGACAATCGTGCGGGCGTATCGCAAGAAAGGGCATGCATGCAGGTAA
- a CDS encoding DegT/DnrJ/EryC1/StrS aminotransferase family protein, with the protein MTEQRTVSFSPPDIGPDEIAEVIEALQSGWITTGPKTKQFERELAEFTGAQRVAALSSATAALECALRALGIGPGDEVITSAYTYTASCSPICHVGATPVLVDTAANSYEMDYDALAQHITERTRAVIPVDIAGRMCDYDRLFEVLESVRGRFLPANDRQAALGRVAVVADAAHALGATYRGHKAGSVADLTTFSFHAVKNLTTAEGGALGWREGLFDSDELYQEIMLMSLHGQTKDALAKTRAGAWEYDVAFPGWKCNMTDIQAGIGLAQLRRYPALLARRRELIGRYEAALSDLDIDMLEHYCDTPGSEFTSSGHLMLVRLCGKSQTFRNALINELGERGVAANVHYKPLPLLTAYRNLGFDSADFPNAYAQFENEVTLPLHTLLSDDDVDFVAAEFHAAYAKLEAEGIR; encoded by the coding sequence GTGACCGAGCAAAGAACCGTTTCCTTCTCTCCCCCCGATATCGGTCCGGACGAGATAGCCGAAGTGATCGAGGCGCTTCAAAGTGGCTGGATTACCACAGGCCCCAAGACCAAGCAGTTTGAGCGGGAACTTGCCGAATTCACCGGTGCGCAGCGCGTTGCGGCGCTCTCGTCTGCCACCGCCGCCCTTGAATGTGCGCTGCGCGCGCTGGGCATTGGACCTGGCGACGAAGTGATCACGAGCGCCTACACCTACACCGCAAGCTGTTCGCCTATCTGCCACGTAGGAGCTACGCCGGTACTTGTGGATACCGCGGCGAACTCCTACGAAATGGACTACGACGCACTAGCGCAGCATATTACTGAGCGGACACGCGCCGTTATTCCTGTTGATATTGCTGGTCGCATGTGTGATTACGACCGCCTTTTCGAGGTACTTGAAAGCGTTCGCGGACGGTTCTTGCCCGCGAATGATCGACAAGCCGCTCTTGGTCGCGTAGCCGTTGTTGCGGATGCCGCCCACGCGCTGGGTGCAACGTATCGCGGACACAAGGCGGGGTCGGTCGCCGACCTCACGACGTTTTCCTTCCATGCCGTGAAAAACCTGACAACCGCCGAAGGTGGTGCGTTGGGCTGGCGAGAGGGCCTATTTGACTCCGACGAGCTGTACCAAGAAATCATGCTTATGTCGCTCCACGGGCAGACCAAGGACGCGCTTGCGAAAACGCGCGCCGGAGCTTGGGAATACGACGTTGCCTTCCCCGGCTGGAAGTGCAACATGACCGATATTCAGGCTGGCATTGGCTTGGCGCAACTGCGTCGCTACCCCGCCCTGCTTGCACGACGTCGCGAACTCATCGGGCGCTACGAGGCGGCGCTTTCCGATCTTGATATCGACATGCTTGAACATTACTGCGATACGCCCGGAAGCGAGTTTACTTCGAGTGGACATTTGATGCTTGTGCGGTTGTGCGGAAAGAGTCAAACCTTCCGCAACGCCTTGATTAACGAACTGGGAGAGCGTGGTGTGGCCGCGAATGTGCATTACAAGCCACTGCCGCTGCTTACGGCTTACCGCAATCTCGGTTTCGATAGTGCGGATTTCCCGAATGCGTATGCGCAATTCGAAAACGAGGTGACGCTGCCGCTTCACACCTTGCTCTCAGATGACGACGTTGACTTTGTGGCCGCCGAGTTTCATGCTGCGTATGCCAAGTTGGAAGCGGAGGGCATTCGCTGA
- a CDS encoding sugar transferase — translation MYVRFGKRICDLIIGIVALPFVLLIIAILAPFIHFEDGGPVFYNAPRVGKDGRDFKMYKLRSMKVNAPDLVMEDGSTYNGADDPRMTRVGTFMRKTSLDEMPQFLNVLKGDMSVVGPRPDLRRETELYTGDEHLKLTVKPGITGYAAVYGRNSLLWHDRLALDIEYVRTISFPLDVKIFFKTFSTVLKQEGVFVEDEGK, via the coding sequence ATGTACGTCCGATTCGGAAAGCGAATTTGCGACCTTATTATCGGCATTGTGGCATTGCCGTTCGTGCTGTTGATCATTGCGATTCTGGCGCCGTTCATCCATTTTGAGGATGGCGGTCCCGTGTTCTACAACGCCCCACGCGTGGGTAAAGACGGTCGTGATTTCAAGATGTACAAGCTGCGCTCCATGAAGGTAAACGCGCCCGACCTCGTGATGGAGGATGGGTCAACCTACAACGGCGCCGACGATCCGCGCATGACCCGCGTAGGAACTTTCATGCGCAAAACAAGCCTTGACGAGATGCCTCAGTTTTTAAACGTGCTGAAGGGCGATATGAGCGTGGTGGGCCCCCGCCCCGACCTGCGTCGCGAGACCGAGCTCTATACGGGCGACGAGCATTTGAAGCTTACCGTAAAGCCCGGTATCACCGGCTACGCCGCCGTCTACGGCCGCAATTCGCTTCTCTGGCACGACCGCCTTGCGCTCGACATTGAGTACGTACGCACGATCAGCTTCCCTCTGGATGTAAAGATATTCTTCAAAACCTTCTCCACCGTCCTCAAACAAGAAGGCGTATTCGTGGAGGACGAAGGAAAATAG
- the rnhA gene encoding ribonuclease HI — MQVTIYTDGAARGNPGPGGYGAVLHYVDSNGKLHVKELSQGYERTTNNRMELLAAIVALEALKSPCEVTLYSDSQYVVNAFNQHWVDGWLKRGWKNAQKQPVKNVDLWKRLLAAKEPHHVTFEWVKGHAGHPENERCDELATAAADGEGRLVDTGFEGEGSLFQ, encoded by the coding sequence ATGCAGGTAACCATTTACACCGACGGGGCGGCGCGCGGCAATCCGGGACCGGGGGGCTATGGCGCGGTGCTGCACTACGTCGACAGTAACGGAAAACTGCACGTCAAGGAGCTCTCACAGGGCTATGAACGCACAACGAACAACCGCATGGAGCTTCTGGCTGCCATTGTTGCTCTCGAGGCGCTGAAGTCGCCTTGCGAGGTGACGCTATATTCCGACTCTCAGTATGTGGTAAACGCATTCAATCAGCACTGGGTTGACGGGTGGCTCAAGCGCGGGTGGAAAAATGCGCAGAAACAGCCCGTAAAGAATGTCGATTTATGGAAGCGGCTGCTGGCGGCAAAAGAGCCGCATCACGTTACGTTCGAATGGGTGAAAGGCCATGCGGGACATCCCGAAAACGAACGCTGCGACGAGCTGGCGACGGCGGCTGCCGATGGCGAGGGTCGCCTTGTCGACACGGGGTTTGAAGGAGAGGGTTCGCTGTTTCAATGA
- a CDS encoding Hpt domain-containing protein, whose amino-acid sequence MAEDGKSLEGLSGINYTEAMERFAGNESLYQRLAIKFLDDPHYEALKCALDKGDTEQAHQEAHSLKGIAGNLSFSPLYQIASLISDALRAGDTQTALDHSAELDEAYTAVIASLRSIKE is encoded by the coding sequence ATGGCGGAGGACGGCAAAAGCTTGGAGGGCCTCAGCGGCATTAATTACACTGAAGCTATGGAGCGTTTCGCAGGAAATGAATCCTTGTATCAGCGTCTCGCCATCAAGTTCTTGGACGACCCTCACTACGAAGCCTTAAAGTGTGCGCTTGATAAAGGCGACACGGAACAAGCCCACCAAGAGGCACATTCGCTCAAGGGTATTGCAGGCAACCTTTCGTTTAGCCCCCTCTATCAGATAGCCAGCCTTATTTCCGATGCTTTACGCGCGGGCGATACTCAAACCGCACTTGATCATAGCGCCGAATTGGATGAAGCATATACGGCCGTTATCGCATCGCTGCGCAGCATCAAGGAATAG
- a CDS encoding PD-(D/E)XK nuclease family protein: MGNMTTDERFDTIILPTYGQVIGYRTRMAAAADPEKPDPLFGVSVTTFDGWLADLWELYGDGRTLAGPMERTLAMVRGFEEADLSVLSASDGAVLMAARCVGEAAGLPAFESALDAARSGQLSEASDGTCAPYATLIPAEKELLRAMARCRDALNELGFVEPGEALSLLPAALPTESLQSVLVEGLPPLSHQQQRFFEACPQFRVTLREATGADGVVPPSDGVDVRFAFPSGCYARPRLLADLVDQLRGEGLVVFACKDPRETYQTLAPAFVRDGVTCAMRARIPFADTDFGRVFFALRRLIGDEEPQRADLTDILYSPLLGLSQSQVQKLDARLRGDRLVDLCAECALLRAENEVFSYLEDIASDPEATVLIGALEDRVRTMPGVSEAYRREQLGALALVRETCQVACRMQLDMDAAACVLSSATVDASRQASVPDGTEAPSVLICDVATAATLGARSCATLVLCDMDNAHRPVVDRDDATTALLEKLGIMPVDDALSYARRQFRALEAVPQRHLILERCLFDADAEPTYPAMVVEELVDCYREDPSATDDIDNPYLLPLCLQKGLIERGEELLYENAAVTHAAQPLLARIARPDAGEVSQARRSLVVLPRPSREGAAPEPPRLSASQIESYLACPYLWFAQRRLRVEPLDEGFGPLQMGDFAHHVLERFYRTFQEQTGASKVTPAHLAEARAIMSTVLDEQAALQFSLKPADNRLVPRSHIEQREVEELKRHLMSFLDFEAQLLPTFQPAHFEFKVGASGEVDYAGVKLVGVIDRIDIDDAGRAVIIDYKGSVSYDYELTGKDRAVPAKVQTLIYAQVIRRTLGLDVVGALYLGYGKKPKLAGAYDARMLEAVHLPNMRHERCQYTPVEGGSFNDLLDQTEERAAYAVRALLSGEVPQAPSGPGACAWCPVSACTAREA; this comes from the coding sequence ATGGGAAACATGACGACTGACGAACGCTTCGATACTATCATATTGCCAACGTATGGCCAGGTTATCGGCTATAGAACTCGTATGGCTGCAGCAGCGGACCCGGAAAAGCCCGATCCGCTGTTTGGCGTTTCGGTGACTACATTTGACGGGTGGCTCGCGGATTTGTGGGAGCTGTACGGCGACGGTCGCACGCTTGCGGGGCCGATGGAGCGCACGCTGGCGATGGTCCGTGGGTTTGAGGAAGCGGATCTGAGCGTACTTTCTGCCTCCGATGGGGCGGTGCTGATGGCCGCTCGTTGTGTTGGTGAAGCTGCGGGGTTGCCCGCCTTTGAATCTGCCCTTGATGCGGCGCGCAGCGGGCAGCTGAGCGAAGCCTCCGACGGGACATGCGCGCCGTACGCGACGTTGATTCCCGCCGAAAAGGAACTCCTGCGTGCGATGGCCCGCTGCCGTGACGCGCTAAACGAGCTTGGCTTTGTTGAGCCGGGCGAAGCGCTTTCGCTTCTTCCCGCTGCGCTGCCGACTGAGTCCCTTCAATCGGTGCTCGTTGAAGGACTGCCGCCCCTCTCTCATCAGCAGCAACGTTTCTTTGAGGCGTGTCCTCAGTTTCGCGTAACGCTGAGAGAGGCAACGGGTGCCGACGGTGTGGTGCCGCCATCTGACGGCGTGGATGTTCGCTTCGCTTTCCCGTCGGGTTGCTATGCCCGCCCGCGCCTTCTGGCCGATCTCGTCGATCAGTTGCGCGGCGAGGGCCTGGTGGTGTTCGCATGCAAAGACCCTCGTGAAACGTACCAAACCCTCGCGCCGGCCTTTGTGCGGGACGGTGTGACCTGCGCCATGCGGGCGCGCATACCCTTTGCCGATACCGATTTCGGACGGGTGTTTTTCGCACTACGACGCCTCATTGGCGATGAAGAGCCACAGCGCGCTGATCTGACGGACATCCTGTATTCGCCTCTTCTCGGCTTGTCGCAGAGTCAAGTCCAAAAGCTTGACGCTCGTCTGCGTGGAGATCGTTTGGTCGACCTATGTGCCGAATGTGCGCTTCTGCGTGCGGAAAACGAAGTGTTCTCCTATCTGGAAGATATCGCTTCCGACCCGGAGGCGACGGTGCTTATCGGTGCGCTGGAAGATCGTGTGCGTACGATGCCGGGCGTGTCGGAGGCTTATCGCCGCGAGCAGTTGGGTGCTCTTGCGCTGGTACGCGAAACGTGTCAGGTGGCTTGTCGTATGCAGTTGGACATGGACGCTGCTGCGTGCGTACTATCGTCGGCCACGGTGGATGCGTCGCGCCAAGCCAGCGTGCCGGACGGTACCGAAGCGCCTTCCGTGCTCATCTGCGACGTGGCTACGGCGGCCACGCTGGGCGCGCGTTCGTGTGCGACGCTGGTGCTTTGCGATATGGATAACGCGCATCGTCCCGTTGTTGATCGCGACGATGCGACAACGGCGCTCTTGGAAAAACTTGGCATCATGCCGGTTGACGACGCGCTTTCGTATGCGCGCCGCCAATTCCGTGCACTTGAAGCGGTACCGCAGCGCCATCTCATACTTGAACGGTGTCTCTTCGACGCCGATGCCGAGCCCACCTACCCCGCGATGGTGGTTGAGGAATTGGTGGACTGCTATCGCGAAGACCCTTCGGCGACCGACGACATCGATAACCCTTATCTGCTGCCGTTGTGCCTTCAAAAAGGGCTTATCGAACGTGGCGAAGAGCTGCTGTACGAAAATGCCGCGGTGACTCACGCCGCGCAGCCTCTTTTGGCGCGCATTGCGCGTCCCGACGCGGGGGAGGTGTCTCAAGCGCGTCGCTCGCTCGTGGTACTTCCGCGGCCGTCGCGTGAGGGCGCAGCTCCCGAACCGCCGCGTCTTTCCGCCTCTCAAATTGAGAGCTATCTGGCGTGCCCCTACCTATGGTTTGCGCAGCGACGCTTGCGGGTGGAGCCGCTTGACGAGGGCTTTGGGCCGCTTCAAATGGGCGACTTCGCTCATCACGTGCTGGAACGTTTCTATCGAACGTTTCAAGAGCAGACGGGCGCGTCGAAGGTGACTCCTGCACATCTTGCCGAGGCGCGTGCGATCATGAGCACCGTGCTTGACGAGCAGGCGGCGTTGCAGTTTTCGCTCAAGCCTGCCGACAATCGCCTTGTGCCGCGTTCGCATATCGAACAGCGGGAAGTGGAAGAACTCAAGCGCCACCTCATGAGTTTTCTGGACTTCGAGGCACAGCTGTTGCCGACGTTTCAGCCTGCACACTTCGAATTCAAAGTGGGAGCGTCGGGAGAGGTGGACTACGCTGGCGTGAAGCTGGTGGGCGTGATTGACCGTATCGACATCGACGATGCGGGGCGGGCGGTCATCATTGACTACAAGGGGTCGGTTTCTTATGACTATGAGCTGACGGGGAAGGATCGCGCGGTGCCCGCCAAAGTTCAGACGCTCATATATGCTCAGGTGATCAGGCGGACGCTTGGCCTCGACGTGGTGGGTGCGCTTTATCTGGGCTACGGAAAAAAGCCGAAGCTGGCAGGAGCCTATGATGCCCGGATGCTTGAGGCTGTTCATCTACCGAATATGCGCCACGAGCGTTGCCAGTATACGCCCGTCGAGGGAGGGTCGTTTAACGATCTGCTCGATCAGACCGAAGAGCGCGCTGCATATGCCGTACGTGCGCTTCTGTCAGGCGAAGTACCCCAGGCTCCATCGGGTCCGGGCGCGTGCGCGTGGTGCCCTGTGTCGGCCTGCACGGCAAGGGAGGCGTGA